A genomic region of Caulobacter vibrioides contains the following coding sequences:
- a CDS encoding helix-turn-helix domain-containing protein, with product MSEETEGRRPNPVDLHVGGRVRMRRKLLGVSQEQLADSLGLTFQQVQKYERGANRVSASKLYEIAKTLQVPVSFFFDGLADPMSGVEMDDASLRAEKVVQEFLTTPEGLELAEVFPRIARGRVRRQVLDLVRAMADEASRDGA from the coding sequence ATGAGCGAAGAAACTGAAGGCCGACGCCCCAACCCCGTCGACTTGCATGTTGGCGGTCGCGTCCGCATGCGCCGCAAATTGCTGGGCGTGAGCCAGGAGCAATTGGCCGACTCCCTGGGGCTGACCTTCCAACAGGTGCAGAAGTACGAGCGTGGCGCCAATCGCGTCAGCGCCAGCAAGCTCTACGAGATCGCCAAGACCTTGCAGGTGCCCGTATCGTTCTTCTTCGACGGACTGGCCGATCCGATGAGCGGCGTGGAGATGGACGACGCCAGCCTCCGGGCGGAGAAAGTCGTGCAGGAATTCCTCACCACACCGGAAGGGCTGGAGCTCGCAGAGGTGTTCCCGCGCATCGCGCGTGGCCGCGTCCGTCGCCAGGTTCTCGACTTGGTCCGCGCCATGGCCGACGAGGCCTCGCGCGACGGGGCCTAG
- a CDS encoding PilZ domain-containing protein, translating into MTKHASGADHDRRAAVRIQTQRSGKILCGDFAWDCVVRDLSSQGARVQMLTGAAPTGRIQLVDLDAGLAHDVTVAWQREREIGMRIVRTYDLRGLAPAAAGTAKRIWKASRSDVATG; encoded by the coding sequence ATGACGAAGCACGCGTCTGGCGCGGACCATGATCGAAGAGCGGCCGTCCGCATCCAGACCCAAAGGTCCGGCAAAATTCTCTGCGGCGACTTCGCTTGGGACTGCGTGGTCCGTGACCTTTCCAGCCAGGGCGCGCGCGTACAGATGCTGACGGGGGCCGCGCCGACGGGGCGCATCCAGCTGGTGGACCTCGACGCCGGGCTGGCGCATGACGTGACCGTCGCCTGGCAGCGCGAGCGCGAGATCGGAATGCGCATCGTCCGAACCTATGACCTACGCGGGCTGGCTCCGGCGGCCGCAGGAACCGCAAAGCGCATCTGGAAGGCGTCGCGATCGGATGTTGCGACCGGCTGA
- a CDS encoding methionine gamma-lyase — translation MRDDQTGFSTRAIHAGYDPADEHGALTPPLHLTSTFAFESAEAGGEMFAGTREGHFYSRISNPTTDLLERRLASLEGAEAAVATASGMGAITATLWSFLRAGDEVITDQTLYGCTFAFLRDGLTRFGVTVKQVDMTRPEALAAVISEQTRIVYFETPANPNMRLVDIAAITRIAHGAGAKVVVDNTYATPCLTRPLALGADIVVHSATKYLGGHGDLVGGIAAGGVEDMARVRLCGVKDMTGAVMSPFTAFLVLRGLKTLSLRMARHSQSAQTVARWLEDHPAVEQVFYPGLQSFPQRDLAACQMASGGGMMAFELKGGHTAGVAMMNRLALIRRAVSLGDAETLIQHPASMTHSPYTPEERAAAGIGEGMVRLSVGLEDLADILADLEMALEPLRIVERV, via the coding sequence ATGCGCGACGACCAGACCGGCTTTTCCACGCGGGCGATCCACGCGGGCTATGACCCCGCCGACGAGCACGGCGCGCTGACCCCGCCGCTGCACCTGACCTCGACCTTCGCCTTCGAGAGCGCTGAAGCCGGCGGCGAGATGTTCGCCGGGACCCGCGAGGGACACTTCTACTCGCGCATCTCCAACCCCACGACCGACCTTCTGGAGCGCCGCCTCGCCAGCCTGGAAGGCGCTGAGGCGGCGGTCGCCACGGCCTCCGGGATGGGCGCGATCACCGCCACCTTGTGGAGTTTCCTGCGGGCCGGCGACGAGGTGATCACCGACCAGACCCTGTATGGCTGCACCTTCGCCTTCCTGCGCGATGGCCTGACCCGCTTCGGCGTGACGGTGAAGCAGGTCGACATGACCCGGCCCGAAGCGCTGGCGGCCGTCATCTCGGAGCAGACCCGGATCGTCTACTTCGAGACCCCGGCCAATCCGAACATGCGTCTTGTCGACATCGCGGCGATCACGCGGATCGCCCATGGCGCCGGCGCCAAGGTGGTGGTCGACAACACCTACGCCACCCCTTGCCTGACGCGTCCGCTGGCCTTGGGGGCCGACATCGTGGTGCACTCGGCGACCAAGTATCTGGGCGGGCATGGCGACCTGGTCGGCGGGATCGCCGCCGGTGGCGTCGAGGATATGGCCCGCGTTCGCCTCTGCGGCGTGAAGGACATGACCGGCGCGGTCATGTCGCCCTTCACCGCCTTCCTGGTCCTGCGGGGCCTCAAGACCCTATCGCTACGGATGGCCCGCCATAGCCAGAGCGCCCAGACGGTCGCGCGGTGGTTGGAGGATCATCCGGCCGTGGAGCAGGTGTTCTATCCGGGCCTGCAGAGCTTCCCGCAGCGTGATCTGGCGGCGTGCCAGATGGCCTCGGGCGGCGGCATGATGGCGTTCGAGCTGAAGGGCGGGCACACGGCGGGCGTGGCGATGATGAACCGACTGGCGCTGATCCGTCGCGCTGTGTCGCTGGGTGACGCCGAGACCCTGATCCAACACCCGGCCAGCATGACGCATTCGCCCTACACCCCCGAGGAGCGCGCCGCCGCCGGCATCGGTGAGGGCATGGTGCGTCTGTCCGTCGGCTTGGAGGACCTCGCCGACATCCTGGCCGACCTTGAGATGGCCTTGGAGCCGCTCAGGATCGTCGAACGGGTCTGA